The Vespula vulgaris chromosome 4, iyVesVulg1.1, whole genome shotgun sequence genome has a segment encoding these proteins:
- the LOC127063254 gene encoding kazrin isoform X12, whose amino-acid sequence MVEENAGTGARLDGELQRGRGENVILRGESRDVVPSTSSSSAAALNNNGATSNSNLASGGIINSNNNGSSPASSGIGNPNLCQEGNESQTHTQEDGKRLSANSSPVEKRSSASDKSVSPIDKKNSPIDRKDRSSPIDRKSSPVETRNSSPCRSPSEKTRRSYALNRDKTRLGESGRNLDSRSRSASPDRGSSNRTSFLHRGCSDLSGVERLRISTNPDSLRSRRFCRVTTDPETDVRKEIVDNDVRPEEDNEPPDPAPGSRPASPANSLGICDDSVVGARLSNLHGSGSSGGSVELASARRLRLENERLVAEVARLRRLLLTGAARGEVGAEDAALEEEARFVALEMELQHAKEALHALKADRKRLKAEKFDLLNQMKALYGTLEDKERELRDFIRNYEQRMRENEATLGRFQQQEGGMSSEERERERERERWSLLRAARDEADRSLSLAASLADKEVALSHARATIKELQRQLMERGGGSGGGGGACLSDQESLVSFPRGTVNGVATPGAGSNSGGGVSGIIPHINSQPPLGTTELGMASNMSGGGTGAISSGGQAGDRGSCSADSGVRGSSDRESGGATSIGGNLSDSTTDGTPTITIEGSGPDMDNISVVSSVAPPHMYQSATTPKDCSPTLSPLNAFSRSTDNTSLSRSVEQLSSPLEPEPRRNKQAPTVAAPTTHSRSSATRGGTWGSISRVFARSRNRKSANTSSSGSGANESSEGFDPYRSWSPLTEEGYAEKLRLLREAASVPMERWRAPTVLAWLEVALGMPQYGPRCAENIKSGKVLLELSDAELEAGLGVTHPLHRKKLRLAIEEHRHPNLVRYPCIAQLGHTWVSSEWLPDLGLAQYSESFATNMVDARMLDHLNKKELEKLLGVSRKFHQASIVHGIHLLRMLNYDRQALAVRRHQCEQVDTDPLVWTNQRFIRWARNIDLTEYAENLKDSGVHGALVVLEPSFTGDTMATALGIPPAKHMIRRHLTAELEALVLPARVP is encoded by the exons ATGGTGGAGGAGAACGCAGGGACGGGTGCTCGACTGGATGGGGAGTTGCAAcgtggaagaggagaaaacgTAATCTTACGTGGCGAATCACGTGATGTTGTTCCTAGTACATCGTCATCGTCGGCTGCGGCATTGAACAATAACGGTGCTACGAGTAACAGCAATCTGGCTAGCGGTGGTATAATAAACAGTAACAACAATGGATCATCCCCGGCTTCCAGTGGTATCGGCAATCCGAATCTCTGTCAAGAGGGAAACGAATCTCAAACACACACGCAGGAAGATGGTAAAAGACTCAGTGCTAATAGCAGTCCAGTTGAGAAGAGAAGTTCGGCCAGTGATAAGTCGGTTAGTCcgatagataagaaaaatagtcCGATCGATAGGAAAGACAGGTCTAGTCCCATAGATCGAAAGAGTAGTCCCGTAG AAACTCGAAACAGTTCGCCATGTCGAAGTCCAAGCGAGAAAACCCGAAGGTCCTACGCGTTAAATCGCGATAAAACACGGCTCGGCGAGTCCGGAAGAAATTTAGATTCGCGATCTAGAAGTGCCAGTCCTGATAGGGGCTCTTCGAACAGGACATCCTTCCTACATCGTGGTTGCAGCGATCTATCGGGCGTCGAAAGGCTTCGAATTTCTACTAATCCTGACTCATTGAGATCGCGAAGATTTTGTAGAGTTACGACGGATCCGGAGACCGACGTTCGTAAAGAGATCGTTGATAACGACGTACGACCGGAGGAAGACAATGAACCACCTGATCCAGCTCCAGGAAGTAGACCCGCCTCACCGGCAAATTCTTTAg GGATTTGCGACGACAGCGTAGTCGGAGCAAGATTATCGAATCTACATGGTAGCGGAAGTAGCGGAGGTTCCGTTGAATTAGCTAGCGCGAGAAGGCTACGATTGGAGAACGAACGATTAGTCGCTGAAGTTGCGAGGTTGAGGAGGTTGTTACTTACCGGTGCGGCACGTGGCGAAGTTGGAGCCGAGGATGCGGCATTGGAGGAGGAGGCACGCTTTGTCGCCCTCGAAATGGAATTGCAACATGCGAAGGAAGCCTTGCATGCACTGAAAGCCGATCGTAAACGATTGAAGGCCGAAAAGTTCGATCTGCTCAATCAGATGAAAGCTTTGTACGGTACCCTTGAAGATAAGGAACGAGAGCTACGTGATTTTATACGTAATTACGAACAG CGTATGCGAGAGAACGAGGCTACGTTGGGTCGTTTTCAACAACAGGAAGGCGGTATGTCCTCGGAGGAAcgtgaaagagaacgagagagggaaCGTTGGAGCCTTTTAAGAGCAGCGAGAGACGAGGCGGATAGAAGCTTAAGCCTTGCCGCGAGTCTGGCTGACAAAGAAGTTGCCCTATCGCATGCACGTGCTACTATAAAGGAG CTTCAACGTCAATTAATGGAAAGAGGAGGCGGCAGTGGCGGCGGCGGAGGTGCCTGTTTGAGCGATCAGGAATCCTTGGTGTCCTTCCCACGTGGCACCGTAAATGGCGTGGCAACTCCAGGTGCTGGAAGTAACAGTGGCGGTGGTGTTAGTGGTATCATCCCTCATATCAATTCTCAGCCACCCTTAGGGACAACGGAGTTGGGGATGGCCAGTAATATGAGTGGTGGTGGTACAGGTGCAATATCCTCGGGTGGACAAGCTGGAGATCGTGGTAGCTGTAGTGCCGATAGTGGTGTTCGTGGATCTAGCGATAGAGAAAGTGGTGGTGCAACGAGCATCGGTGGAAATCTATCGGACTCGACGACCGACG GAACACCGACAATTACGATCGAAGGAAGCGGTCCCGACATGGACAACATCTCTGTGGTATCCTCCGTAGCACCTCCCCACATGTATCAGT CAGCGACGACACCAAAGGATTGTAGTCCCACGCTGTCACCATTGAATGCATTTTCAAGATCTACAGACAACACTTCGTTATCACGATCAGTGGAACAATTGTCGAGTCCTTTAGAACCTGAACcaagaagaaacaaacaagCACCAACTGTAGCAGCACCTACAACACATTCACGCTCTTCCGCCACTCGAGGTGGTACATGGGGTTCTATATCAAG gGTTTTCGCACGGTCACGAAATCGAAAGAGTGCTAACACTTCCAGCAGCGGAAGTGGTGCTAATGAATCTTCAGAGGGATTCGATCCTTATAGATCATGGTCGCCTCTTACCGAGGAAGGTTATGCCGAGAAGCTTCGTTTGTTGAGAGAAGCAGCATCGGTGCCAATGGAACGATGGAGAGCACCGACCGTTTTAGCATGGCTCGAAGTAGCTCTTGGTATGCCACAATATGGTCCAAGATGTGCAGAAAATATCAAATCCGGCAAG GTACTCCTTGAACTGAGCGATGCTGAGTTGGAAGCTGGTTTAGGGGTGACTCATCCTCTTCATAGAAAAAAGTTGCGGTTAGCTATCGAAGAACATCGACATCCTAATCTGGTTAGATATCCTTGCATAGCTCAGCTCGGTCATACTTGGGTTAGTTCCGAGTGGTTACCTGATCTTGGACTAGCACAATACTCGGAAAGCTTTGCTACCAATATGGTCGACGCACGTATGCTCGatcatttgaataaaaaagaattggaaaAATTACTTGGCGTATCGAGGAAGTTTCATCAAGCTAGTATAGTACACGGGATACATTTATTACGAATGTTGAATTACGATCGtcag GCACTCGCCGTAAGAAGACATCAATGTGAACAAGTTGACACGGATCCTTTGGTATGGACTAATCAAAGGTTTATAAGATGGGCAAGAAACATCGATTTGACCGAATACGCAGAAAATTTAAAAG ATTCAGGGGTACACGGTGCGCTCGTTGTATTGGAGCCATCCTTCACTGGCGATACAATGGCTACCGCTTTGGGTATACCACCAGCGAAGCACATGATCAGGCGACATCTAACAGCCGAACTCGAAGCCCTCGTTTTACCAGCAAG GGTTCCTTGA
- the LOC127063254 gene encoding kazrin isoform X5, with protein MVEENAGTGARLDGELQRGRGENVILRGESRDVVPSTSSSSAAALNNNGATSNSNLASGGIINSNNNGSSPASSGIGNPNLCQEGNESQTHTQEDGKRLSANSSPVEKRSSASDKSVSPIDKKNSPIDRKDRSSPIDRKSSPVETRNSSPCRSPSEKTRRSYALNRDKTRLGESGRNLDSRSRSASPDRGSSNRTSFLHRGCSDLSGVERLRISTNPDSLRSRRFCRVTTDPETDVRKEIVDNDVRPEEDNEPPDPAPGSRPASPANSLGICDDSVVGARLSNLHGSGSSGGSVELASARRLRLENERLVAEVARLRRLLLTGAARGEVGAEDAALEEEARFVALEMELQHAKEALHALKADRKRLKAEKFDLLNQMKALYGTLEDKERELRDFIRNYEQRMRENEATLGRFQQQEGGMSSEERERERERERWSLLRAARDEADRSLSLAASLADKEVALSHARATIKELQRQLMERGGGSGGGGGACLSDQESLVSFPRGTVNGVATPGAGSNSGGGVSGIIPHINSQPPLGTTELGMASNMSGGGTGAISSGGQAGDRGSCSADSGVRGSSDRESGGATSIGGNLSDSTTDGTPTITIEGSGPDMDNISVVSSVAPPHMYQSATTPKDCSPTLSPLNAFSRSTDNTSLSRSVEQLSSPLEPEPRRNKQAPTVAAPTTHSRSSATRGGTWGSISRVFARSRNRKSANTSSSGSGANESSEGFDPYRSWSPLTEEGYAEKLRLLREAASVPMERWRAPTVLAWLEVALGMPQYGPRCAENIKSGKVLLELSDAELEAGLGVTHPLHRKKLRLAIEEHRHPNLVRYPCIAQLGHTWVSSEWLPDLGLAQYSESFATNMVDARMLDHLNKKELEKLLGVSRKFHQASIVHGIHLLRMLNYDRQALAVRRHQCEQVDTDPLVWTNQRFIRWARNIDLTEYAENLKDSGVHGALVVLEPSFTGDTMATALGIPPAKHMIRRHLTAELEALVLPARSQLEVVPKGSTVRGRQMSTMSAGGSLNRGSRALHQHHQTSLSALHMTANHVGTVDRRRSSLRGSLSRAFGLRPRSEKASPSSSSDTGSLASQCQYINSVRSNSPAPEITVGKKHRRVKSIGDIEYITSVAVNTPV; from the exons ATGGTGGAGGAGAACGCAGGGACGGGTGCTCGACTGGATGGGGAGTTGCAAcgtggaagaggagaaaacgTAATCTTACGTGGCGAATCACGTGATGTTGTTCCTAGTACATCGTCATCGTCGGCTGCGGCATTGAACAATAACGGTGCTACGAGTAACAGCAATCTGGCTAGCGGTGGTATAATAAACAGTAACAACAATGGATCATCCCCGGCTTCCAGTGGTATCGGCAATCCGAATCTCTGTCAAGAGGGAAACGAATCTCAAACACACACGCAGGAAGATGGTAAAAGACTCAGTGCTAATAGCAGTCCAGTTGAGAAGAGAAGTTCGGCCAGTGATAAGTCGGTTAGTCcgatagataagaaaaatagtcCGATCGATAGGAAAGACAGGTCTAGTCCCATAGATCGAAAGAGTAGTCCCGTAG AAACTCGAAACAGTTCGCCATGTCGAAGTCCAAGCGAGAAAACCCGAAGGTCCTACGCGTTAAATCGCGATAAAACACGGCTCGGCGAGTCCGGAAGAAATTTAGATTCGCGATCTAGAAGTGCCAGTCCTGATAGGGGCTCTTCGAACAGGACATCCTTCCTACATCGTGGTTGCAGCGATCTATCGGGCGTCGAAAGGCTTCGAATTTCTACTAATCCTGACTCATTGAGATCGCGAAGATTTTGTAGAGTTACGACGGATCCGGAGACCGACGTTCGTAAAGAGATCGTTGATAACGACGTACGACCGGAGGAAGACAATGAACCACCTGATCCAGCTCCAGGAAGTAGACCCGCCTCACCGGCAAATTCTTTAg GGATTTGCGACGACAGCGTAGTCGGAGCAAGATTATCGAATCTACATGGTAGCGGAAGTAGCGGAGGTTCCGTTGAATTAGCTAGCGCGAGAAGGCTACGATTGGAGAACGAACGATTAGTCGCTGAAGTTGCGAGGTTGAGGAGGTTGTTACTTACCGGTGCGGCACGTGGCGAAGTTGGAGCCGAGGATGCGGCATTGGAGGAGGAGGCACGCTTTGTCGCCCTCGAAATGGAATTGCAACATGCGAAGGAAGCCTTGCATGCACTGAAAGCCGATCGTAAACGATTGAAGGCCGAAAAGTTCGATCTGCTCAATCAGATGAAAGCTTTGTACGGTACCCTTGAAGATAAGGAACGAGAGCTACGTGATTTTATACGTAATTACGAACAG CGTATGCGAGAGAACGAGGCTACGTTGGGTCGTTTTCAACAACAGGAAGGCGGTATGTCCTCGGAGGAAcgtgaaagagaacgagagagggaaCGTTGGAGCCTTTTAAGAGCAGCGAGAGACGAGGCGGATAGAAGCTTAAGCCTTGCCGCGAGTCTGGCTGACAAAGAAGTTGCCCTATCGCATGCACGTGCTACTATAAAGGAG CTTCAACGTCAATTAATGGAAAGAGGAGGCGGCAGTGGCGGCGGCGGAGGTGCCTGTTTGAGCGATCAGGAATCCTTGGTGTCCTTCCCACGTGGCACCGTAAATGGCGTGGCAACTCCAGGTGCTGGAAGTAACAGTGGCGGTGGTGTTAGTGGTATCATCCCTCATATCAATTCTCAGCCACCCTTAGGGACAACGGAGTTGGGGATGGCCAGTAATATGAGTGGTGGTGGTACAGGTGCAATATCCTCGGGTGGACAAGCTGGAGATCGTGGTAGCTGTAGTGCCGATAGTGGTGTTCGTGGATCTAGCGATAGAGAAAGTGGTGGTGCAACGAGCATCGGTGGAAATCTATCGGACTCGACGACCGACG GAACACCGACAATTACGATCGAAGGAAGCGGTCCCGACATGGACAACATCTCTGTGGTATCCTCCGTAGCACCTCCCCACATGTATCAGT CAGCGACGACACCAAAGGATTGTAGTCCCACGCTGTCACCATTGAATGCATTTTCAAGATCTACAGACAACACTTCGTTATCACGATCAGTGGAACAATTGTCGAGTCCTTTAGAACCTGAACcaagaagaaacaaacaagCACCAACTGTAGCAGCACCTACAACACATTCACGCTCTTCCGCCACTCGAGGTGGTACATGGGGTTCTATATCAAG gGTTTTCGCACGGTCACGAAATCGAAAGAGTGCTAACACTTCCAGCAGCGGAAGTGGTGCTAATGAATCTTCAGAGGGATTCGATCCTTATAGATCATGGTCGCCTCTTACCGAGGAAGGTTATGCCGAGAAGCTTCGTTTGTTGAGAGAAGCAGCATCGGTGCCAATGGAACGATGGAGAGCACCGACCGTTTTAGCATGGCTCGAAGTAGCTCTTGGTATGCCACAATATGGTCCAAGATGTGCAGAAAATATCAAATCCGGCAAG GTACTCCTTGAACTGAGCGATGCTGAGTTGGAAGCTGGTTTAGGGGTGACTCATCCTCTTCATAGAAAAAAGTTGCGGTTAGCTATCGAAGAACATCGACATCCTAATCTGGTTAGATATCCTTGCATAGCTCAGCTCGGTCATACTTGGGTTAGTTCCGAGTGGTTACCTGATCTTGGACTAGCACAATACTCGGAAAGCTTTGCTACCAATATGGTCGACGCACGTATGCTCGatcatttgaataaaaaagaattggaaaAATTACTTGGCGTATCGAGGAAGTTTCATCAAGCTAGTATAGTACACGGGATACATTTATTACGAATGTTGAATTACGATCGtcag GCACTCGCCGTAAGAAGACATCAATGTGAACAAGTTGACACGGATCCTTTGGTATGGACTAATCAAAGGTTTATAAGATGGGCAAGAAACATCGATTTGACCGAATACGCAGAAAATTTAAAAG ATTCAGGGGTACACGGTGCGCTCGTTGTATTGGAGCCATCCTTCACTGGCGATACAATGGCTACCGCTTTGGGTATACCACCAGCGAAGCACATGATCAGGCGACATCTAACAGCCGAACTCGAAGCCCTCGTTTTACCAGCAAG AAGTCAACTGGAGGTCGTCCCGAAGGGCAGCACTGTCAGAGGTCGTCAAATGAGTACCATGAGCGCCGGTGGTAGTCTCAATCGTGGAAGCAGAGCTCTACATCAGCACCATCAAACCTCACTATCGGCTCTTCATATGACGGCAAATCATGTTGGAACTGTTGATAGACGGAGATCCAGTCTCAGG GGTTCCTTGAGTCGTGCGTTTGGTCTACGACCGAGAAGTGAAAAGGCGTCGCCATCATCCTCATCGGATACAGGAAGTCTTGCCAGTCAATGTCAATACATTAACAGCGTACGAAGTAATTCACCGGCACCTGAGATTACCGTTGGGAAGAAGCATCGTCGTGTTAAGAGTATCGGTGACATCGAATATATAACAAGCGTGGCGGTGAATACACCAGTCTGA
- the LOC127063254 gene encoding kazrin isoform X3 yields MVEENAGTGARLDGELQRGRGENVILRGESRDVVPSTSSSSAAALNNNGATSNSNLASGGIINSNNNGSSPASSGIGNPNLCQEGNESQTHTQEDGKRLSANSSPVEKRSSASDKSVSPIDKKNSPIDRKDRSSPIDRKSSPVETRNSSPCRSPSEKTRRSYALNRDKTRLGESGRNLDSRSRSASPDRGSSNRTSFLHRGCSDLSGVERLRISTNPDSLRSRRFCRVTTDPETDVRKEIVDNDVRPEEDNEPPDPAPGSRPASPANSLGICDDSVVGARLSNLHGSGSSGGSVELASARRLRLENERLVAEVARLRRLLLTGAARGEVGAEDAALEEEARFVALEMELQHAKEALHALKADRKRLKAEKFDLLNQMKALYGTLEDKERELRDFIRNYEQRMRENEATLGRFQQQEGGMSSEERERERERERWSLLRAARDEADRSLSLAASLADKEVALSHARATIKELQRQLMERGGGSGGGGGACLSDQESLVSFPRGTVNGVATPGAGSNSGGGVSGIIPHINSQPPLGTTELGMASNMSGGGTGAISSGGQAGDRGSCSADSGVRGSSDRESGGATSIGGNLSDSTTDGTPTITIEGSGPDMDNISVVSSVAPPHMYQSATTPKDCSPTLSPLNAFSRSTDNTSLSRSVEQLSSPLEPEPRRNKQAPTVAAPTTHSRSSATRGGTWGSISRVFARSRNRKSANTSSSGSGANESSEGFDPYRSWSPLTEEGYAEKLRLLREAASVPMERWRAPTVLAWLEVALGMPQYGPRCAENIKSGKVLLELSDAELEAGLGVTHPLHRKKLRLAIEEHRHPNLVRYPCIAQLGHTWVSSEWLPDLGLAQYSESFATNMVDARMLDHLNKKELEKLLGVSRKFHQASIVHGIHLLRMLNYDRQALAVRRHQCEQVDTDPLVWTNQRFIRWARNIDLTEYAENLKDSGVHGALVVLEPSFTGDTMATALGIPPAKHMIRRHLTAELEALVLPARSQLEVVPKGSTVRGRQMSTMSAGGSLNRGSRALHQHHQTSLSALHMTANHVGTVDRRRSSLRLSWMNSQGSLSRAFGLRPRSEKASPSSSSDTGSLASQCQYINSVRSNSPAPEITVGKKHRRVKSIGDIEYITSVAVNTPV; encoded by the exons ATGGTGGAGGAGAACGCAGGGACGGGTGCTCGACTGGATGGGGAGTTGCAAcgtggaagaggagaaaacgTAATCTTACGTGGCGAATCACGTGATGTTGTTCCTAGTACATCGTCATCGTCGGCTGCGGCATTGAACAATAACGGTGCTACGAGTAACAGCAATCTGGCTAGCGGTGGTATAATAAACAGTAACAACAATGGATCATCCCCGGCTTCCAGTGGTATCGGCAATCCGAATCTCTGTCAAGAGGGAAACGAATCTCAAACACACACGCAGGAAGATGGTAAAAGACTCAGTGCTAATAGCAGTCCAGTTGAGAAGAGAAGTTCGGCCAGTGATAAGTCGGTTAGTCcgatagataagaaaaatagtcCGATCGATAGGAAAGACAGGTCTAGTCCCATAGATCGAAAGAGTAGTCCCGTAG AAACTCGAAACAGTTCGCCATGTCGAAGTCCAAGCGAGAAAACCCGAAGGTCCTACGCGTTAAATCGCGATAAAACACGGCTCGGCGAGTCCGGAAGAAATTTAGATTCGCGATCTAGAAGTGCCAGTCCTGATAGGGGCTCTTCGAACAGGACATCCTTCCTACATCGTGGTTGCAGCGATCTATCGGGCGTCGAAAGGCTTCGAATTTCTACTAATCCTGACTCATTGAGATCGCGAAGATTTTGTAGAGTTACGACGGATCCGGAGACCGACGTTCGTAAAGAGATCGTTGATAACGACGTACGACCGGAGGAAGACAATGAACCACCTGATCCAGCTCCAGGAAGTAGACCCGCCTCACCGGCAAATTCTTTAg GGATTTGCGACGACAGCGTAGTCGGAGCAAGATTATCGAATCTACATGGTAGCGGAAGTAGCGGAGGTTCCGTTGAATTAGCTAGCGCGAGAAGGCTACGATTGGAGAACGAACGATTAGTCGCTGAAGTTGCGAGGTTGAGGAGGTTGTTACTTACCGGTGCGGCACGTGGCGAAGTTGGAGCCGAGGATGCGGCATTGGAGGAGGAGGCACGCTTTGTCGCCCTCGAAATGGAATTGCAACATGCGAAGGAAGCCTTGCATGCACTGAAAGCCGATCGTAAACGATTGAAGGCCGAAAAGTTCGATCTGCTCAATCAGATGAAAGCTTTGTACGGTACCCTTGAAGATAAGGAACGAGAGCTACGTGATTTTATACGTAATTACGAACAG CGTATGCGAGAGAACGAGGCTACGTTGGGTCGTTTTCAACAACAGGAAGGCGGTATGTCCTCGGAGGAAcgtgaaagagaacgagagagggaaCGTTGGAGCCTTTTAAGAGCAGCGAGAGACGAGGCGGATAGAAGCTTAAGCCTTGCCGCGAGTCTGGCTGACAAAGAAGTTGCCCTATCGCATGCACGTGCTACTATAAAGGAG CTTCAACGTCAATTAATGGAAAGAGGAGGCGGCAGTGGCGGCGGCGGAGGTGCCTGTTTGAGCGATCAGGAATCCTTGGTGTCCTTCCCACGTGGCACCGTAAATGGCGTGGCAACTCCAGGTGCTGGAAGTAACAGTGGCGGTGGTGTTAGTGGTATCATCCCTCATATCAATTCTCAGCCACCCTTAGGGACAACGGAGTTGGGGATGGCCAGTAATATGAGTGGTGGTGGTACAGGTGCAATATCCTCGGGTGGACAAGCTGGAGATCGTGGTAGCTGTAGTGCCGATAGTGGTGTTCGTGGATCTAGCGATAGAGAAAGTGGTGGTGCAACGAGCATCGGTGGAAATCTATCGGACTCGACGACCGACG GAACACCGACAATTACGATCGAAGGAAGCGGTCCCGACATGGACAACATCTCTGTGGTATCCTCCGTAGCACCTCCCCACATGTATCAGT CAGCGACGACACCAAAGGATTGTAGTCCCACGCTGTCACCATTGAATGCATTTTCAAGATCTACAGACAACACTTCGTTATCACGATCAGTGGAACAATTGTCGAGTCCTTTAGAACCTGAACcaagaagaaacaaacaagCACCAACTGTAGCAGCACCTACAACACATTCACGCTCTTCCGCCACTCGAGGTGGTACATGGGGTTCTATATCAAG gGTTTTCGCACGGTCACGAAATCGAAAGAGTGCTAACACTTCCAGCAGCGGAAGTGGTGCTAATGAATCTTCAGAGGGATTCGATCCTTATAGATCATGGTCGCCTCTTACCGAGGAAGGTTATGCCGAGAAGCTTCGTTTGTTGAGAGAAGCAGCATCGGTGCCAATGGAACGATGGAGAGCACCGACCGTTTTAGCATGGCTCGAAGTAGCTCTTGGTATGCCACAATATGGTCCAAGATGTGCAGAAAATATCAAATCCGGCAAG GTACTCCTTGAACTGAGCGATGCTGAGTTGGAAGCTGGTTTAGGGGTGACTCATCCTCTTCATAGAAAAAAGTTGCGGTTAGCTATCGAAGAACATCGACATCCTAATCTGGTTAGATATCCTTGCATAGCTCAGCTCGGTCATACTTGGGTTAGTTCCGAGTGGTTACCTGATCTTGGACTAGCACAATACTCGGAAAGCTTTGCTACCAATATGGTCGACGCACGTATGCTCGatcatttgaataaaaaagaattggaaaAATTACTTGGCGTATCGAGGAAGTTTCATCAAGCTAGTATAGTACACGGGATACATTTATTACGAATGTTGAATTACGATCGtcag GCACTCGCCGTAAGAAGACATCAATGTGAACAAGTTGACACGGATCCTTTGGTATGGACTAATCAAAGGTTTATAAGATGGGCAAGAAACATCGATTTGACCGAATACGCAGAAAATTTAAAAG ATTCAGGGGTACACGGTGCGCTCGTTGTATTGGAGCCATCCTTCACTGGCGATACAATGGCTACCGCTTTGGGTATACCACCAGCGAAGCACATGATCAGGCGACATCTAACAGCCGAACTCGAAGCCCTCGTTTTACCAGCAAG AAGTCAACTGGAGGTCGTCCCGAAGGGCAGCACTGTCAGAGGTCGTCAAATGAGTACCATGAGCGCCGGTGGTAGTCTCAATCGTGGAAGCAGAGCTCTACATCAGCACCATCAAACCTCACTATCGGCTCTTCATATGACGGCAAATCATGTTGGAACTGTTGATAGACGGAGATCCAGTCTCAGG TTATCGTGGATGAACTCACAG GGTTCCTTGAGTCGTGCGTTTGGTCTACGACCGAGAAGTGAAAAGGCGTCGCCATCATCCTCATCGGATACAGGAAGTCTTGCCAGTCAATGTCAATACATTAACAGCGTACGAAGTAATTCACCGGCACCTGAGATTACCGTTGGGAAGAAGCATCGTCGTGTTAAGAGTATCGGTGACATCGAATATATAACAAGCGTGGCGGTGAATACACCAGTCTGA